A region from the Alnus glutinosa chromosome 5, dhAlnGlut1.1, whole genome shotgun sequence genome encodes:
- the LOC133869465 gene encoding F-box protein CPR1-like has protein sequence MKKEFTPRKMTTVFPQELITEILSLLQVKTLVRFQCVSKPWFALINDPNFVKMHLRRSIETNRERTLIAEKTRTGNPPHSYYLVKFSDEDRCSEAVKIFRPFYHPTKAVTRIVGCCDGLVCIHSYPVDWNTSITNSNLNETVIWNPLIRKYRKLPFKPIENSDYKLELAFGYDQVNDDYKVLRIVKLRPSSPTQVPKVAEVGHHVYSLRGHSWTRVEDEWPDTDSYGCIISGPASSNGALHWVVGGMEILPPSTIVAFDLSTEKFRVHALPTKSFGTFQFNICLEVLRGWLCVCEDNFGRFSDVWVMKEYGSWTLLYTLWQTPFYCKPLVLSNDSKEVLMKEYDGKLFWYDIKKKTRSIVKIQEELDNFRKFTLVAGSLLLLDGERDH, from the coding sequence ATGAAGAAGGAATTTACTCCCCGAAAGATGACGACAGTATTCCCGCAAGAGCTCATCACCGAAATACTTTCCCTACTACAAGTCAAGACGCTGGTGCGTTTCCAGTGCGTTTCAAAGCCATGGTTTGCCCTAATCAACGACCCAAATTTCGTCAAGATGCACCTCAGGCGCTCCATCGAGACCAACAGAGAACGCACTCTCATTGCTGAGAAGACAAGGACGGGCAATCCGCCGCATAGTTACTACTTGGTAAAGTTTTCCGACGAGGATCGGTGCAGCGAGGCCGTGAAGATTTTCCGGCCATTCTACCATCCAACAAAAGCAGTCACTAGAATTGTAGGTTGTTGCGACGGCCTGGTTTGCATCCACAGCTATCCCGTGGATTGGAACACATCCATCACGAACAGCAATCTTAACGAGACTGTGATTTGGAACCCATTAATCAGAAAATACAGGAAGTTACCCTTTAAGCCGATTGAAAATTCTGATTATAAATTAGAATTAGCATTTGGATACGACCAGGTCAACGACGACTACAAGGTTTTAAGGATTGTGAAGCTCCGTCCATCGTCTCCCACCCAGGTTCCAAAGGTCGCTGAAGTTGGTCATCATGTATATAGCCTTAGAGGACATTCTTGGACAAGGGTAGAAGACGAATGGCCTGACACAGACTCCTATGGGTGTATTATATCGGGCCCAGCTTCCTCAAACGGTGCTTTGCATTGGGTGGTTGGTGGGATGGAGATATTACCACCAAGTACCATTGTCGCATTCGATCTCAGCACTGAGAAATTCCGAGTGCATGCGCTTCCGACTAAATCGTTTGGCACTTTCCAATTCAATATCTGTTTGGAGGTCTTGAGAGGATGGCTCTGTGTTTGTGAGGATAATTTTGGACGATTTAGTGACGTATGGGTGATGAAGGAGTACGGGAGTTGGACACTGCTCTATACGTTGTGGCAGACTCCTTTCTACTGCAAGCCTTTAGTCCTCTCAAATGACAGCAAAGAGGTTTTGATGAAGGAGTATGATGGGAAACTCTTTTGGTATGACATAAAAAAGAAGACACGCAGCATTGTTAAGATTCAAGAGGAGCTCGATAACTTTCGGAAATTCACTCTTGTTGCGGGAAGCCTCCTTCTTCTTGATGGGGAGCGTGACCATTGA